Proteins found in one Pocillopora verrucosa isolate sample1 chromosome 12, ASM3666991v2, whole genome shotgun sequence genomic segment:
- the LOC131793467 gene encoding melanocyte-stimulating hormone receptor-like, translated as MLATASVTGSGTQTKLFDESPCSPVWVYEFEQQSISLSAVNILFSITAIIGNSLILVALHKESSLHPPSKLLYRCLATTDLLVGLITQPLYATYWMSLAQEHWSLCRYSFDGCVVTGYALCSVSLSTVTAISVDRLLAMLLGLRYKEIVTLRRTYVILAIIWVVSLVAGLFCHLDDRINAWYSLIGVLCCLIISIASYIKIFCALSHHQAQVQDHVQQQPSQRNALNIARYRKAVHSALWVQLALIVCYVPFFISRTVITLTKERFRNFVIIHEMAVVLVLFNSTLNPFLYCWKISEVRGAVKQTIRQAFCYE; from the coding sequence ATGCTGGCGACAGCAAGTGTAACGGGAAGTGGAACACAGACGAAACTATTTGACGAATCGCCATGCTCCCCAGTTTGGGTATATGAGTTCGAACAGCAGTCCATTTCACTCTCAGCAGTCAACATTCTCTTCTCCATCACAGCAATTATTgggaattctcttatccttgttgcccttcataaggaatcttccctccatccgccatccaaactcttgtatcgttgtctggcaacaactgatctgttggttggtcttatTACCCAGCCTCTGTACGCTACCTATTGGATGTCCTTGGCTCAAGAgcactggagtctttgtcgatatTCTTTTGATGGATGTGTTGTAACAGGCTATGCATTATGTTCTGTGTCATTGTCGACAGTGACGGCCATCAGCGTGGACCGCCTTCTCGCTATGTTGTTGGGACTGAGGTACAAAGAGATTGTTACTTTGAGGCGCACGTATGTCATTTTAGCTATCATTTGGGTTGTATCTCTAGTTGCTGGATTATTCTGTCATCTCGATGACCGTATAAACGCTTGGTACAGCCTAATAGGTGTATTATGTTGCCTAATTATCTCCATCGCCTCGTACATTAAGATTTTTTGCGCTCTCAGTCATCATCAGGCTCAAGTGCAAGATCAcgttcaacaacagccgagccaacgaaatgcactgaacattgcgcgatacagaaaggcagtgcaCAGcgcactgtgggtgcagttagctttaattgtttgttatgtaccattTTTTATATCGAGAACTGTAATTACTCTTACTAAAGAGCGATTTCGAAATTTCGTCATAATCCATGAAATGGCAGTTGTCTTAGTGTTAtttaactctactttaaacccgttcctttactgctggaagataagtgaGGTGAGGGGAGctgtaaagcagacaatcagacaggCATTCTGCTATGAATAG
- the LOC131793465 gene encoding melanocyte-stimulating hormone receptor-like, with protein sequence MATTNITGSGTNAQTFEESLCSSVWVGEFKQQSISFSAINILLFTTAILGNSLILVALHKESSLHSPSKLLYRCLATTDLLVGLVTQPLYTTYWMSLVHEHWSLCHYARDAVYVSSYALCSVSLLTLTAISVDRLLAMLLGLRYKEVVTLRRTYIILAIFWVVCIVAGLFSHLNYRIGLWCSFLITPSCLIISVASYTKIFCALSHHQAQIRDYAQQQPSQPNALNMARYKKAVYNALWVQLALVVCYVPQFTVKIVIFLSTKSGISNFFIFLGMANVLVFFNSTLNPFLYCWKISEVRRAVKQTIRQAICYAEG encoded by the coding sequence ATGGCGACAACAAATATAACGGGAAGTGGAACAAACGCGCAAACATTTGAAGAATCGCTATGCTCCTCGGTTTGGGTAGGTGAGTTTAAACAACAGTCCATTTCATTCTCAGCAATAAACATTCTCCTCTTCACCACAGCAATTCTTGGGAATTCTCTTAttcttgttgcccttcacaaggaatcttccctccattcgccatccaaactcttgtatcgttgtctggcaacgACTGATCTattggttggtcttgttacccAGCCTCTCTATACTACCTACTGGATGTCTTtggttcacgaacactggagtctttgtcaCTACGCAAGGGACGCAGTCTACGTTTCAAGCTATGCATTATGTTCAGTGTCTTTGTTGACTTTAACAgccataagcgtggaccgaCTTCTCGCCATGTTGTTGGGACTGAGATACAAAGAGGTTGTAACTTTGAGGCGTACGTATATTATTTTAGCCATCTTTTGGGTTGTATGTATAGTCGCTGGTTTATTCTCTCATCTCAATTACCGTATAGGCCTTTGGTGCAGCTTTTTAATTACACCATCCTGTTTGATAATCTCAgtcgcctcgtacacaaagattttctgcGCTCTCAGTCATCATCAGGCTCAAATACGAGATTATGCTCAgcaacagccgagccaaccgaatgcactgaacatggcgcgatacaaAAAGGCAGTCTACAATGCgctgtgggtgcagttagctttaGTTGTCTGTTATGTACCACAATTTACAGTGAAAATTGTGATCTTTCTTAGTACAAAGAGTGGAATTTCGAATTTCTTCATATTCCTGGGAATGGCAAATGTCTTAGTGTTCTTCaactctactttaaacccgttcctttactgctggaagataagtgaagtgagacgagcagtaaagcagacaatcagacaagcaatCTGCTATGCAGAGGGGTAG
- the LOC136277414 gene encoding 5-hydroxytryptamine receptor 1D-like, translating into MKATTNITGSGTNAQTFEESLCSSVWVDEFKQQSISFSAINILLSIAAILGNSLILVALHKESSLHPPSKLLYRCLATTDLLVGLVTQPLYATYWMSVVHEHWSLCRYSFDGCGVTGYALCSVSLSTLTAISVDRLLAMLLGLRYKEIFTLRHTYIILAIVWVVSLVAGLFRHLDDRITA; encoded by the coding sequence ATGAAGGCAACAACAAATATAACGGGAAGTGGAACAAACGCGCAAACATTTGAAGAATCGCTATGCTCCTCGGTTTGGGTAGATGAGTTTAAACAACAGTCCATTTCATTCTCTGCAatcaacattctcctctccatcgCAGCAATTCTAgggaattctcttatccttgttgcccttcacaaggaatcttcactccatccgccatccaaactcttgtatcgttgtctggcaacgACTGATCTACtggttggtcttgttacccAGCCTCTGTACGCTACCTATTGGATGTCCGTGGTTCACGAgcactggagtctttgtcgatactCTTTTGACGGATGTGGCGTAACAGGCTATGCATTATGTTCAGTGTCATTGTCGACactgacggccataagcgtggaccgaCTTCTCGCTATGTTGTTGGGactgagatacaaagagattTTTACTTTGAGGCACACGTATATTATTTTAGCTATCGTTTGGGTTGTATCTCTAGTCGCTGGATTATTCCGTCATCTCGATGACCGTATAACCGCTTAG
- the LOC131793482 gene encoding melanocyte-stimulating hormone receptor-like: MMATTNLTESGTNTQAFDKSLCSPVWVGEFKQQSISFSAVNILLSITAILGNSLILAALHKESSLHPPSKLLYRCLATTDLLVGLVTQPLYAAYWMSLVHEHWSLCRYSRDAVYISSYALCSVSLSTLTAISVDRLLAKLLGLRYKEIVTLKRTYIILAIVWVVCLVTGLFSRLNYRITLWCTLIVTPSCLIISVVSYTKIFCALGHHQAQIQSHVQQQSRQLNALNMARYRKAVYNTLWVQLALVICYAPLFTVKIVIFLSTGRFSNFFLIYGMATVLIFFNSTLNPFLYCWKISEVRRAVKQTIRQAICYA; the protein is encoded by the coding sequence ATGATGGCGACAACAAATCTAACGGAAAGTGGAACAAATACGCAAGCATTTGACAAATCGCTATGTTCCCCAGTTTGGGTAGGTGAGTTTAAACAACAGTCCATTTCATTCTCAGcagtcaacattctcctctcTATCACAGCAATTCTTgggaattctcttatccttgctgcccttcacaaggaatcttccctccatccgccatccaaactcttgtatcgttgtctggcaacgACTGATCTACtggttggtcttgttacccAGCCTCTCTATGCTGCCTACTGGATGTCCTTAgttcacgaacactggagtctttgtcggTACTCAAGGGACGCAGTCTACATATCAAGCTATGCACTATGTTCAGTGTCTTTGTCGAcgttgacggccataagcgtggaccgaCTTCTCGCCAAGTTGTTGGGGCTAAGATATaaagagattgtaactttgaagcgcacgtATATCATTTTAGCTATCGTCTGGGTGGTATGTCTAGTCACTGGTTTATTCTCTCGTCTCAATTACCGTATAACCCTATGGTGCACCCTTATAGTTACACCATCTTGCCTGATAATCTCAGTCgtctcgtacacaaagattttttgcGCTCTCGGTCATCACCAGGCTCAAATACAAagtcatgttcaacaacagtcGAGACAACTAAATGCAttgaacatggcgcgatacagaaaggcagtcTACAAtacactgtgggtgcagttagcattagttaTCTGTTATGCACCACTTTTTACGGTGAAAATTGTAATCTTTCTTAGTACAGGGAGATTTTCGAATTTCTTCTTAATATATGGAATGGCAactgtcttaattttttttaactctactttaaacccgtttctttactgctggaagataagtgaagtgagacgagcagtaaagcagacaatcagacaagcaatCTGCTATGCATAA
- the LOC131793503 gene encoding melanocortin receptor 5-like — MMATTNITGSGTQTTAFERLVCSPVWVGEFKQQSISFSAVNILLSITATLGNSLILVALHKESSLHPPSKLLYRCLATTDLLVGVVTHPLYATYWMSLVHEHWSLCRYAREASYITGFTLCGVSLFTMAAISVDRLLAMLLGLRYKEIVTLRRTYIILAIFWVVCLVAGLSSHLNYRITFWNTLISISSCLVISAASYAKIFRALSHHRAQIQDHAQQQPSRPNALNMARYRKAVYNALWVQLALIVCYVPQFTVRIVIFLSAKRFSNFFLIYGMAIVLMFFNSTLNPFLFCWKISEVRRAVKQTIRQAICYA, encoded by the coding sequence ATGATGGCGACAACAAATATAACGGGAAGTGGAACACAGACGACAGCATTTGAAAGATTGGTATGCAGTCCGGTTTGGGTAGGTGAGTTTAAACAACAGTCCATTTCATTCTCGGcagtcaacattctcctctccatcacagcaacTCTTGgaaattctcttatccttgttgcccttcacaaggaatcttctctccatccgccatccaaactcttgtatcgctgtctggcaacaactgatcttttGGTTGGTGTCGTTACCCATCCTCTCTAtgctacttattggatgtccttggttCACGAACattggagtctttgtcgatacgcGAGGGAGGCAAGCTACATAACAGGCTTTACTTTGTGTGGAGTTTCTCTGTTTACAATGGCGGCCATAAGCGTTGACCGACTTCTTGCCATGTTGTTGGGactgagatacaaagagattgtaactttAAGGCGTACGTACATCATTCTAGCTATCTTTTGGGTTGTATGTCTAGTCGCTGGTTTATCCTCTCATCTGAATTATCGTATAACCTTTTGGAACACCCTTATAAGTATATCATCTTGCTTGGTAATCTCAGCCGCCTCGTACGCAAAGATTTTCCGCGCTCTCAGTCATCATCGAgctcaaatacaagatcatgctcaacaacagccgagccgaccaaatgcactgaacatggcgcgatacagaaaggcagtcTACAATGCgctgtgggtgcagttagctttaATTGTCTGTTATGTGCCACAATTTACAGTGAGAATTGTAATCTTTCTTAGTGCAAAGAGATTTTCGAATTTCTTCTTAATCTACGGAATGGCAATTGTCTTAATGTTCtttaactctactttaaacccgttccttttctgctggaagataagtgaagtgagacgagcagtaaagcagacaatcagacaagcaatCTGCTATGCATAG